A DNA window from Enterobacter asburiae contains the following coding sequences:
- the rplJ gene encoding 50S ribosomal protein L10: MALNLQDKQAIVAEVSEVAKGALSAVVADSRGVTVDKMTELRKAGREAGVYMRVVRNTLLRRVVEGTQFECLKDTFVGPTLIAYSMEHPGAAARLFKEFAKANAKFEVKAAAFEGELIPASQIDRLATLPTYEEAIARLMATMKEASAGKLVRTLAAVRDAKEAA, from the coding sequence ATGGCTTTAAATCTTCAAGACAAACAAGCGATTGTTGCTGAAGTCAGCGAAGTAGCCAAAGGCGCGCTGTCTGCAGTAGTTGCGGATTCCCGTGGCGTTACTGTAGACAAAATGACTGAACTGCGTAAAGCAGGTCGTGAAGCTGGCGTATACATGCGTGTTGTTCGTAACACCCTGCTGCGTCGCGTAGTTGAAGGTACTCAGTTCGAGTGCCTGAAAGACACGTTTGTTGGTCCGACCCTGATTGCATACTCTATGGAACACCCGGGCGCTGCTGCTCGTCTGTTCAAAGAGTTCGCGAAAGCGAATGCAAAATTTGAGGTCAAAGCTGCAGCCTTTGAAGGTGAGTTGATCCCGGCATCGCAAATCGATCGCCTGGCAACCCTGCCGACCTACGAAGAAGCAATTGCACGCCTGATGGCAACCATGAAAGAAGCTTCGGCTGGCAAACTGGTTCGCACTCTGGCTGCTGTTCGCGATGCGAAAGAAGCTGCTTAA
- the dppF gene encoding dipeptide ABC transporter ATP-binding subunit DppF, protein MSTQQATTQQPLLQAIDLKKYYPVKKGLFAPERLVKALDGVSFNLERGKTLAVVGESGCGKSTLGRLLTMIEVPTGGELYYQGQDLLKHDPQAQKLRRQKIQIVFQNPYGSLNPRKKVGQILEEPLLINSNLSKEQRREKALAMMAKVGLKTEHYDRYPHMFSGGQRQRIAIARGLMLDPDVVIADEPVSALDVSVRAQVLNLMMDLQQELGLSYVFISHDLSVVEHIADEVMVMYLGRCVEKGTKDQIFNNPRHPYTQALLSATPRLNPDDRRERIKLTGELPSPLNPPPGCAFNARCSRRFGPCTQLQPQLKDYGGQLVACFAVDQDENGEKPQA, encoded by the coding sequence ATGAGTACGCAACAGGCCACCACGCAACAACCGTTGTTGCAGGCCATCGATCTGAAAAAATACTACCCGGTGAAGAAGGGGCTGTTTGCCCCTGAACGCCTGGTGAAAGCGCTGGACGGCGTCTCCTTTAACCTCGAACGCGGTAAAACGCTGGCGGTGGTGGGGGAGTCAGGCTGCGGCAAATCCACGCTGGGCCGTCTGCTGACGATGATTGAAGTGCCGACCGGCGGGGAGCTCTATTATCAGGGGCAGGATCTGCTCAAGCACGATCCGCAGGCGCAGAAGCTGCGTCGCCAGAAAATCCAGATTGTGTTCCAGAACCCGTACGGTTCTTTAAACCCGCGTAAAAAAGTCGGGCAGATTCTGGAAGAGCCGCTGCTCATCAACAGTAATCTGAGCAAAGAGCAGCGCCGTGAAAAAGCGCTGGCGATGATGGCGAAGGTCGGCCTCAAAACCGAGCATTACGATCGCTATCCGCACATGTTCTCCGGCGGCCAGCGTCAGCGTATTGCGATCGCCCGCGGGCTAATGCTCGATCCGGACGTGGTGATTGCCGATGAGCCGGTCTCCGCGCTCGACGTATCCGTGCGTGCGCAGGTGCTGAACCTGATGATGGATCTCCAGCAGGAGCTGGGGCTCTCTTACGTGTTCATCTCCCACGACCTGTCGGTGGTTGAGCATATTGCCGATGAAGTGATGGTGATGTACCTGGGGCGCTGCGTGGAGAAGGGGACTAAAGACCAGATCTTTAATAACCCTCGTCACCCGTATACCCAGGCGCTGCTGTCTGCGACGCCGCGTCTGAACCCGGACGATCGTCGTGAGCGTATTAAGCTGACGGGTGAACTACCAAGCCCGCTGAATCCGCCTCCGGGATGTGCATTCAACGCCCGCTGCAGTCGCCGCTTCGGTCCGTGCACCCAGCTCCAGCCGCAGCTGAAGGATTATGGCGGCCAGCTGGTTGCCTGCTTCGCGGTCGATCAGGATGAAAATGGCGAGAAGCCACAGGCATAA
- the rplA gene encoding 50S ribosomal protein L1, whose translation MAKLTKRMSVIRDKVDATKQYDINEAIALLKELATAKFVESVDVAVNLGIDARKSDQNVRGATVLPHGTGRSVRVAVFAQGANAEAAKAAGAELVGMEDLADQIKKGEMNFDVVIASPDAMRVVGQLGQVLGPRGLMPNPKVGTVTPNVAEAVKNAKAGQVRYRNDKNGIIHTTIGKVDFDADKLKENLEALLVALKKAKPTQAKGVYIKKVSISTTMGAGVAVDQAGLSAAAN comes from the coding sequence ATGGCTAAACTGACCAAGCGCATGTCCGTGATCCGTGACAAAGTTGATGCGACCAAACAGTACGACATCAACGAAGCTATCGCTCTGCTGAAAGAACTGGCAACTGCTAAGTTCGTTGAAAGCGTTGACGTTGCCGTTAACCTCGGCATCGACGCGCGTAAATCCGATCAGAACGTTCGTGGCGCAACTGTACTGCCACACGGTACTGGCCGTTCCGTTCGCGTAGCTGTATTTGCTCAGGGTGCAAACGCTGAAGCTGCTAAAGCTGCCGGCGCTGAACTGGTAGGTATGGAAGATCTGGCTGATCAGATCAAGAAAGGCGAAATGAACTTTGACGTTGTTATTGCTTCTCCAGATGCAATGCGCGTTGTTGGCCAGCTGGGCCAGGTTCTGGGTCCACGCGGCCTGATGCCTAACCCGAAAGTCGGTACTGTAACTCCTAACGTTGCTGAAGCGGTTAAGAACGCTAAAGCAGGTCAGGTTCGTTATCGTAACGACAAAAACGGCATCATCCACACCACCATCGGTAAAGTGGACTTTGACGCTGACAAACTGAAAGAAAACCTGGAAGCTCTGCTGGTTGCGCTGAAAAAAGCAAAGCCAACTCAGGCGAAAGGCGTGTACATCAAGAAAGTTAGCATCTCCACCACCATGGGTGCAGGTGTTGCAGTTGACCAGGCTGGCCTGAGCGCTGCTGCAAACTAA
- the secE gene encoding preprotein translocase subunit SecE: MSANTEAQGSGRGLEAMKWVAVAVLLIVAIVGNYLYRDMMLPLRALAVVILIAAAGGVALLTTKGKATVAFAREARTEVRKVIWPTRQETLHTTLIVAAVTAVMSLILWGLDGILVRLVSFITGLRF; encoded by the coding sequence ATGAGTGCGAATACCGAAGCTCAAGGGAGCGGGCGCGGCCTGGAAGCGATGAAGTGGGTCGCTGTTGCCGTGCTGCTGATTGTGGCAATCGTTGGCAACTATCTTTATCGTGACATGATGCTGCCGCTCCGCGCGCTGGCAGTGGTGATTCTGATTGCTGCAGCGGGCGGTGTCGCGCTGTTGACGACTAAGGGTAAAGCAACCGTTGCTTTCGCTCGCGAAGCACGTACCGAAGTCCGCAAGGTCATTTGGCCGACTCGCCAGGAAACATTGCACACCACGCTGATCGTGGCTGCAGTGACTGCGGTAATGTCACTGATCCTGTGGGGACTGGATGGTATTCTGGTTCGCCTGGTTTCCTTTATTACTGGCCTGAGGTTCTAA
- the tuf gene encoding elongation factor Tu, producing MSKEKFERTKPHVNVGTIGHVDHGKTTLTAAITTVLAKTYGGSARAFDQIDNAPEEKARGITINTSHVEYDTPTRHYAHVDCPGHADYVKNMITGAAQMDGAILVVAATDGPMPQTREHILLGRQVGVPFIIVFLNKCDMVDDEELLELVEMEVRELLSQYDFPGDDTPIVRGSALKALEGDAEWEAKIIELAGFLDSYIPEPERAIDKPFLLPIEDVFSISGRGTVVTGRVERGIIKVGEEVEIVGIKETAKSTCTGVEMFRKLLDEGRAGENVGVLLRGIKREEIERGQVLAKPGSIKPHTKFESEVYILSKDEGGRHTPFFKGYRPQFYFRTTDVTGTIELPEGVEMVMPGDNIKMVVTLIHPIAMDDGLRFAIREGGRTVGAGVVAKVLG from the coding sequence ATGTCTAAAGAAAAGTTTGAACGTACAAAACCGCACGTTAACGTCGGTACTATCGGCCACGTTGACCATGGTAAAACAACGCTGACCGCTGCAATCACTACCGTTCTGGCAAAAACCTACGGTGGTTCTGCTCGTGCATTCGACCAGATCGATAACGCACCAGAAGAAAAAGCTCGTGGTATCACCATCAACACCTCTCACGTTGAGTACGACACCCCGACTCGCCACTACGCACACGTAGACTGCCCAGGCCACGCCGACTATGTTAAAAACATGATCACCGGTGCTGCGCAGATGGACGGCGCGATCCTGGTTGTTGCTGCGACTGACGGCCCAATGCCTCAGACTCGTGAGCACATCCTGCTGGGTCGTCAGGTAGGCGTTCCTTTCATCATCGTGTTCCTGAACAAATGCGACATGGTTGATGACGAAGAGCTGCTGGAACTGGTAGAGATGGAAGTTCGTGAACTGCTGTCTCAGTACGATTTCCCGGGCGACGATACCCCAATCGTTCGTGGTTCTGCTCTGAAAGCGCTGGAAGGCGACGCAGAGTGGGAAGCGAAAATCATCGAACTGGCTGGCTTCCTGGATTCTTACATCCCAGAACCAGAGCGTGCGATTGACAAGCCATTCCTGCTGCCAATCGAAGACGTATTCTCCATCTCCGGTCGTGGTACCGTTGTTACCGGTCGTGTAGAGCGCGGTATCATCAAAGTTGGCGAAGAAGTTGAAATCGTTGGTATCAAAGAGACTGCGAAGTCTACCTGTACTGGCGTTGAAATGTTCCGCAAACTGCTGGACGAAGGCCGTGCTGGTGAGAACGTTGGTGTTCTGCTGCGTGGTATCAAACGTGAAGAAATCGAACGTGGTCAGGTTCTGGCGAAGCCAGGCTCAATCAAGCCACACACCAAGTTCGAATCTGAAGTGTACATCCTGTCCAAAGACGAAGGCGGCCGTCATACTCCGTTCTTCAAAGGCTACCGTCCACAGTTCTACTTCCGTACAACTGACGTGACCGGTACCATCGAACTGCCAGAAGGCGTTGAGATGGTAATGCCAGGCGACAACATCAAGATGGTTGTGACTCTGATCCACCCAATCGCGATGGACGACGGTCTGCGTTTCGCAATCCGTGAAGGTGGCCGTACCGTTGGCGCGGGCGTGGTTGCTAAAGTTCTCGGCTAA
- the dppD gene encoding dipeptide ABC transporter ATP-binding protein: MALLNVDKLSVHFGDEGTPFRAVDRISYSVNQGEVVGIVGESGSGKSVSSLAIMGLIDYPGRVMAENLQFNGQDLKRISEKQRRQLVGAEVAMIFQDPMTSLNPCYTVGFQIMEAIKVHQGGNKKTRRQRAIDLLNQVGIPDPASRLDVYPHQLSGGMSQRVMIAMAIACRPKLLIADEPTTALDVTIQAQIIELLLELQQKENMALVLITHDLALVAEAAHKIIVMYAGQVVETGNSHDIFRAPRHPYTQALLRALPEFAQDKARLASLPGVVPGKYDRPQGCLLNPRCPYATDKCRAEEPELNQLADGRQSKCHYPLDDAGRPTL, translated from the coding sequence ATGGCGTTATTAAATGTAGATAAATTATCGGTGCACTTCGGCGACGAAGGCACCCCGTTTCGCGCCGTGGACCGCATCAGCTACAGCGTAAATCAGGGCGAAGTGGTTGGCATTGTCGGGGAGTCCGGTTCCGGTAAGTCAGTGAGCTCACTGGCGATCATGGGGCTGATTGATTACCCGGGCCGCGTGATGGCGGAAAACCTGCAGTTCAACGGTCAGGATCTGAAGCGCATTTCTGAAAAACAGCGCCGCCAGCTGGTGGGCGCTGAAGTGGCGATGATTTTTCAGGATCCCATGACCAGCCTGAACCCTTGCTATACCGTTGGTTTCCAGATTATGGAAGCGATTAAGGTGCATCAGGGCGGGAATAAGAAAACCCGTCGTCAGCGCGCGATCGACCTGCTGAACCAGGTGGGTATTCCTGACCCGGCATCACGTCTGGACGTTTACCCGCACCAGCTCTCCGGTGGGATGAGCCAGCGCGTGATGATCGCGATGGCGATTGCCTGTCGACCAAAACTGCTGATTGCGGATGAACCGACGACGGCGCTGGATGTGACCATCCAGGCGCAAATCATCGAACTGCTGCTGGAGCTGCAGCAGAAAGAGAATATGGCGCTGGTGCTGATTACGCACGATTTGGCGCTGGTGGCCGAAGCCGCGCACAAAATCATCGTAATGTATGCCGGCCAGGTGGTCGAGACCGGGAATTCACACGATATTTTCCGCGCGCCGCGTCATCCGTATACCCAGGCGCTTTTACGCGCGCTGCCGGAGTTTGCTCAGGACAAAGCGCGTCTGGCATCGCTGCCGGGTGTGGTACCAGGTAAATATGACCGTCCGCAGGGCTGTCTGCTCAATCCGCGCTGCCCGTATGCAACGGACAAATGCCGGGCAGAAGAGCCTGAGCTGAACCAGCTTGCTGACGGCCGTCAGTCGAAATGCCACTACCCACTCGATGATGCCGGGAGGCCAACACTATGA
- the coaA gene encoding type I pantothenate kinase, translating into MSKKEQTLMTPYLHFNRSQWAALRDSVPMTLTEGEIARLKGINEDLSLEEVAEIYLPLSRLLNFYISSNLRRQAVLEQFLGTNGQRIPYIISIAGSVAVGKSTTARVLQALLSRWPEHRSVELITTDGFLHPNEVLKERGLMKKKGFPLSYDMHRLVKFVSDLKSGVPHVTAPVYSHLIYDRIPGGDKTVVQPDILILEGLNVLQSGMDYPHDPHHVFVSDFVDFSIYVDAPEDLLQNWYINRFLKFREGAFTDPDSYFHHYAQLSEEEAINVATGLWNEINYVNLKENILPTRERASLILTKSEKHAVDQIRLRK; encoded by the coding sequence ATGAGCAAAAAAGAGCAAACGTTAATGACGCCTTATCTTCACTTTAACCGCAGCCAGTGGGCTGCCCTGCGTGATTCCGTCCCTATGACGCTGACGGAAGGTGAAATCGCACGGTTAAAAGGGATAAACGAAGATCTGTCCCTGGAAGAGGTGGCAGAAATTTATCTCCCCCTCTCTCGCTTGCTTAACTTCTATATCAGCTCGAACCTGCGCCGTCAGGCCGTGCTGGAGCAGTTTCTCGGGACGAACGGTCAACGCATTCCTTATATCATTAGTATCGCAGGCAGCGTGGCCGTGGGTAAAAGTACCACCGCGCGCGTACTGCAGGCGCTGTTAAGCCGCTGGCCGGAACACCGCAGCGTGGAGCTGATCACCACCGACGGCTTCCTGCACCCGAACGAGGTGTTAAAAGAACGTGGGCTAATGAAGAAGAAAGGTTTCCCGCTTTCTTATGATATGCACCGTCTGGTGAAATTTGTCTCTGACCTGAAATCCGGCGTGCCGCACGTGACTGCGCCAGTCTATTCGCACCTGATCTACGATCGCATCCCGGGTGGGGATAAAACCGTGGTCCAGCCGGACATCCTGATTCTGGAAGGTCTGAACGTGCTGCAAAGCGGGATGGACTATCCTCACGACCCGCATCACGTATTCGTCTCGGACTTCGTCGATTTCTCTATTTATGTCGATGCGCCGGAAGACCTGCTGCAAAACTGGTACATCAACCGCTTCCTGAAGTTCCGCGAGGGGGCGTTCACTGATCCGGATTCCTATTTCCACCACTATGCCCAGCTTTCTGAAGAAGAAGCGATCAACGTGGCCACAGGGCTGTGGAATGAGATCAACTACGTGAACCTCAAAGAGAACATCCTGCCGACGCGCGAGCGTGCAAGCCTGATCCTCACCAAGAGCGAGAAGCACGCCGTCGACCAGATTCGCCTGCGGAAATAA
- the rplK gene encoding 50S ribosomal protein L11 — MAKKVQAYVKLQVAAGMANPSPPVGPALGQQGVNIMEFCKAFNAKTESLEKGLPIPVVITVYADRSFTFVTKTPPAAVLLKKAAGIKSGSGKPNKDKVGKISRAQLQEIAQTKAADMTGADIEAMTRSIEGTARSMGLVVED, encoded by the coding sequence ATGGCTAAGAAAGTACAAGCCTACGTCAAGCTGCAGGTTGCAGCTGGTATGGCGAACCCAAGTCCACCAGTTGGTCCAGCTCTGGGTCAGCAGGGTGTGAACATCATGGAATTCTGTAAAGCGTTCAACGCCAAAACCGAATCCCTGGAAAAAGGTCTGCCAATCCCAGTCGTAATCACTGTTTACGCTGACCGTTCTTTCACTTTCGTTACCAAAACCCCTCCAGCAGCTGTTCTGCTGAAGAAAGCGGCTGGTATCAAGTCTGGTTCCGGTAAACCGAACAAAGACAAAGTGGGTAAAATTTCCCGCGCTCAGCTGCAGGAAATCGCGCAGACCAAAGCTGCCGACATGACTGGTGCCGACATTGAAGCGATGACTCGCTCAATCGAAGGTACTGCACGTTCCATGGGCCTGGTAGTGGAGGACTAA
- the nusG gene encoding transcription termination/antitermination protein NusG, whose protein sequence is MSEAPKKRWYVVQAFSGFEGRVATSLREHIKLHNMEELFGEVMVPTEEVVEIRGGQRRKSERKFFPGYVLVQMVMNDASWHLVRSVPRVMGFIGGTSDRPAPISDKEVDAIMNRLQQVGDKPRPKTLFEPGEMVRVSDGPFADFNGVVEEVDYEKSRLKVSVSIFGRATPVELDFAQVEKA, encoded by the coding sequence ATGTCTGAAGCCCCTAAAAAGCGTTGGTACGTCGTTCAGGCGTTTTCCGGTTTTGAAGGCCGCGTAGCAACGTCGCTGCGTGAGCATATCAAATTACACAACATGGAAGAGTTATTTGGCGAAGTTATGGTTCCGACCGAAGAAGTGGTTGAGATCCGTGGCGGCCAACGTCGCAAAAGCGAGCGTAAATTCTTCCCGGGTTACGTGCTGGTTCAGATGGTGATGAACGACGCGAGCTGGCACCTGGTGCGCAGCGTACCGCGCGTGATGGGCTTTATCGGCGGCACGTCTGACCGTCCGGCGCCAATCAGCGACAAAGAAGTTGATGCGATTATGAACCGCCTGCAGCAGGTGGGTGATAAGCCGCGTCCGAAAACGCTGTTTGAACCGGGTGAAATGGTTCGTGTTAGCGACGGTCCGTTTGCTGACTTTAACGGTGTGGTTGAAGAAGTGGACTACGAGAAGTCCCGCCTGAAAGTTTCTGTTTCTATCTTCGGTCGTGCGACCCCGGTAGAACTGGACTTTGCGCAGGTCGAAAAAGCCTAA